The Sphingomonas alpina genome has a segment encoding these proteins:
- a CDS encoding NAD(P)H-dependent flavin oxidoreductase gives MTLPFALRLPVIAAPMFLVSGPALVIAACRAGIIGSFPTTNCRTAEEVDAWMTEITAGIDGAPWAANLITHSTNERLADDLALVAKYKPPLVITALGSPAPVIDTVHGYGGIVFADVIDVMLARKALAAGADGLACVAAGAGGHTGTFSPLALVSVIRGFFDGPLALGGGIADGAGVAAAVAAGADLIYMGTRFVAARESMASPDYKAMLAEAGIADVVVSSAVTGTPASWLRASFDAAGYTVDGGAPTRDYNSASDGRSRWRDIWSAGQGVHAISDERSMADIVDELDLGFIAAQARLTAWPRRTSRS, from the coding sequence ATGACCCTGCCCTTCGCGTTGCGCCTGCCGGTGATCGCCGCGCCGATGTTCTTGGTGTCCGGCCCGGCGCTGGTGATCGCGGCCTGTCGCGCCGGGATCATCGGCTCCTTTCCCACCACCAATTGTCGCACCGCGGAAGAAGTCGATGCGTGGATGACGGAGATCACCGCAGGCATCGATGGCGCGCCATGGGCAGCGAACCTGATCACGCATTCGACCAACGAACGGCTCGCCGATGATCTGGCTCTGGTCGCCAAATACAAGCCGCCGCTCGTGATCACCGCGCTGGGCAGCCCGGCACCGGTGATCGACACGGTGCATGGTTATGGTGGCATCGTCTTCGCTGACGTGATCGACGTGATGCTGGCGCGAAAGGCGCTGGCGGCCGGCGCTGACGGCCTGGCCTGCGTCGCTGCCGGTGCGGGCGGCCATACCGGCACCTTCTCACCGCTCGCTTTGGTCTCCGTGATCCGCGGCTTCTTCGATGGCCCCCTGGCGCTCGGCGGCGGGATTGCCGATGGCGCCGGGGTCGCGGCGGCGGTCGCGGCCGGGGCGGACCTCATCTATATGGGCACCCGGTTCGTCGCGGCGCGCGAGAGCATGGCCTCCCCGGATTACAAGGCGATGCTGGCCGAAGCGGGAATCGCGGATGTGGTCGTCAGCAGCGCGGTGACCGGCACCCCGGCATCGTGGCTGCGCGCCAGTTTCGATGCAGCCGGCTATACCGTCGACGGCGGTGCGCCGACACGCGACTATAATTCCGCCTCCGACGGGCGGTCGCGCTGGCGCGATATCTGGTCGGCTGGCCAGGGCGTGCATGCTATCAGCGACGAAAGGTCGATGGCGGACATTGTCGACGAGCTGGATCTCGGTTTCATCGCCGCGCAGGCCCGTCTGACTGCATGGCCGCGCCGGACAAGTCGTTCATAA
- a CDS encoding beta-ketoacyl synthase N-terminal-like domain-containing protein — protein MSVYIRDALRTPRGKAKPDGGLAQQAPQGLVAALVEALETRAPGAKDTDALMLGCVGQIGAQGGNIAMVAKLAAGLPDRASAQTINAYCASGLVAIGQAAALIETGAIDTALAGGVEMMSAVGFMADEASFYTDRDLPQAAQYLPVAIAADRLATREGVSREAMDAVTATSQARAAAAEGNATLTASRIAVADLANDECVRPGLTLDKLAPLPAAFAAFAAGYRDVLGTETIAYTHSIAHAPPICDGAGLAALTRTADGARAKIIAYAEVGGDPAASLTAGFAAMDKVLARSGLTLADIDRIEFMEAFAVTIAKFLRDRDVDPARVNISGGHLAKGHPMGATGAILLSTLLDTLDACDGRLGLVVVTGASGVGAAMIVEQLA, from the coding sequence ATGAGCGTCTATATTCGCGACGCGCTGCGCACCCCGCGCGGCAAGGCCAAGCCCGATGGCGGCCTTGCGCAGCAGGCGCCGCAAGGGCTGGTCGCGGCCCTGGTCGAGGCACTCGAAACGCGCGCGCCTGGCGCAAAGGATACCGATGCGTTGATGCTCGGCTGCGTCGGCCAGATCGGTGCGCAGGGCGGCAATATCGCGATGGTCGCCAAACTCGCCGCCGGCCTGCCCGACCGTGCCTCGGCGCAGACGATCAATGCCTATTGTGCCTCCGGCCTCGTCGCAATCGGCCAGGCGGCCGCGCTGATCGAAACGGGTGCGATCGACACCGCCTTGGCCGGCGGTGTAGAGATGATGTCGGCGGTCGGCTTCATGGCCGACGAAGCGAGCTTCTACACCGACCGCGACTTGCCGCAGGCGGCGCAATATCTTCCGGTCGCCATCGCCGCCGACCGACTTGCCACGCGCGAGGGCGTTAGCCGCGAGGCGATGGATGCCGTCACCGCGACATCGCAGGCGCGGGCCGCTGCCGCCGAGGGAAACGCGACACTCACCGCTTCGCGCATCGCCGTCGCCGATCTTGCCAATGACGAATGCGTGCGTCCCGGTCTGACCCTCGACAAGCTCGCCCCGCTCCCCGCCGCCTTCGCCGCTTTCGCTGCCGGCTATCGCGATGTGCTCGGCACCGAAACCATCGCCTACACGCACAGCATCGCCCACGCCCCGCCGATCTGCGACGGCGCGGGTCTCGCCGCGCTGACTCGCACGGCCGATGGCGCACGCGCGAAGATCATCGCCTATGCCGAAGTCGGCGGCGATCCCGCTGCCTCCCTCACTGCCGGTTTCGCGGCGATGGACAAGGTGCTTGCGCGGTCCGGGCTGACCTTGGCCGATATCGACCGCATCGAATTCATGGAGGCATTCGCCGTCACCATCGCCAAGTTTCTGCGCGATCGCGACGTCGATCCGGCGCGCGTGAACATATCGGGCGGGCATCTTGCCAAAGGCCATCCGATGGGCGCGACGGGCGCGATACTGTTGTCGACATTGCTCGACACGCTGGACGCTTGTGATGGGCGGCTGGGACTGGTCGTCGTCACCGGCGCATCCGGCGTCGGCGCAGCGATGATCGTCGAGCAGCTGGCATGA
- a CDS encoding carotenoid oxygenase family protein, with translation MKLERHPPVATSLKPSNHPYLNGAWTPLHEEVDADDLDVIEGVLPSDIDGIYFRNTENQVHQPLGRHHPFDADAMIHQISFQGGKASYRNRFVRTRCFQAEQEAGGSLWGGLADPVGTSLRPGFGAHGSLKDNASTDVVVHAGKLLSTFYQCGEAYALDPETLEDLGVSPWAPIDGVSAHCKVDEATGELLFFNYSKHAPYMHYGVVGADGKLKSYIPIPLPGPRLPHDMAFSEKYSIFNDFPVFWDPRLLERDIHAVRFYRDMPARFAIVPRHGGPEEVKWFEAAPCYVLHFLNAYEDGDELVLDGYFQEDPTPRPLEGSVEGHEHMMALLDMHSFRSRLHRWRFDLKTGETREERLCDDIVEFGMMNARFAGRPYRYAYSVTSKPGWFLFNGLVKHDLHTGESERFTLPEGVYASEAPFAPRIGAVDEDDGYIVSFLIDENRGTSECVLIDAKNFAAGPVCRIALPHKLSSGTHAVWADRAFIQAGRVAT, from the coding sequence ATGAAGCTCGAACGACACCCCCCGGTCGCCACCAGCCTCAAGCCGAGCAATCACCCCTATCTCAACGGCGCATGGACGCCGCTGCATGAGGAGGTCGATGCCGATGACCTCGACGTGATCGAAGGCGTGCTCCCGTCCGACATCGACGGCATCTATTTCCGCAACACCGAAAATCAGGTGCATCAGCCGCTCGGCCGCCACCACCCGTTCGATGCCGATGCGATGATCCACCAGATCTCGTTCCAGGGCGGCAAGGCATCGTATCGCAATCGCTTTGTGCGCACGCGCTGCTTCCAGGCGGAACAGGAAGCCGGCGGTTCGTTATGGGGCGGCCTCGCCGATCCAGTCGGCACGTCGTTGCGCCCGGGCTTCGGCGCGCATGGCAGCCTGAAGGACAATGCCAGCACCGACGTGGTGGTTCATGCCGGCAAGCTGCTTTCGACCTTCTATCAATGCGGCGAAGCCTATGCGCTCGATCCGGAGACGCTGGAGGATCTCGGCGTGTCTCCCTGGGCGCCGATCGATGGCGTATCCGCACATTGCAAGGTCGACGAAGCGACCGGCGAACTGCTGTTCTTCAACTATTCGAAGCACGCGCCCTACATGCATTACGGCGTGGTCGGGGCGGACGGAAAACTCAAAAGCTATATTCCGATTCCCTTGCCTGGCCCGCGCCTGCCGCACGATATGGCGTTCAGCGAGAAATACTCGATCTTCAACGACTTCCCCGTCTTCTGGGACCCCCGGCTACTCGAACGCGACATCCATGCGGTGCGCTTCTACCGTGACATGCCGGCGCGCTTCGCGATCGTGCCGCGCCATGGCGGACCGGAAGAGGTCAAATGGTTCGAGGCCGCACCATGTTATGTGCTGCACTTCTTGAATGCCTATGAGGATGGCGACGAACTGGTCCTCGATGGATATTTCCAGGAGGATCCGACGCCGCGTCCGCTGGAGGGGTCGGTCGAAGGGCACGAGCATATGATGGCCCTGCTCGACATGCACAGTTTCCGCAGCCGCCTGCATCGCTGGCGCTTCGACCTCAAGACCGGCGAGACCAGAGAAGAACGGCTGTGCGACGATATCGTCGAATTCGGCATGATGAATGCGCGCTTTGCCGGCAGACCGTATCGCTATGCCTATTCGGTCACCTCGAAACCCGGCTGGTTCCTGTTCAACGGCCTGGTCAAGCACGACCTGCACACCGGCGAGAGTGAGCGCTTCACCCTGCCCGAGGGCGTGTATGCCAGCGAGGCCCCGTTCGCGCCGCGCATCGGCGCGGTGGACGAGGATGACGGTTACATCGTCAGCTTTCTGATCGACGAGAATCGCGGCACGTCCGAATGCGTGCTGATCGATGCGAAGAATTTCGCTGCGGGTCCGGTGTGCCGCATCGCACTGCCGCACAAATTGAGCAGCGGCACGCACGCGGTATGGGCCGACCGCGCGTTCATCCAGGCCGGTCGCGTCGCCACCTGA
- a CDS encoding TonB-dependent receptor — MPAARPLLINASEGLTFNFIADASHDEGGGQARHAVDDPTRVGVGPITTGQISKDPRVTETPYLQYNRRNTYGFTGRMDYDLGSAKLTYLAAVRIGDSGQRFSQAGAGAPPSFTDSVLTQSEKYTGITQEVRLASDKTGPFSWLFGLYYLREDTKRSSQNTARSALPGGPGGTRDSLDGDNVFAQDGVTSNYAAFGELEYEILSGLTLSAGVRYTIDHKDMDADARILSLGPVGDILSPAPLKTPYDVHVKKTWRETTPRFALEWKATPSILLYASAAKGFKGGGWQAATPDAVTASRPFNPETAWNYEIGFKSDLFDRRVRLNIAAFRLDFSNLQVEQLDDVLLTTVVTNAASAKIQGIEGELSVAITDGLSISGSGSLLDAKYKDYVDRNRNLDYTGNKLARTADYQYSVAADYKLPVGDTYVIKAHADYTYQDKFFYGPENLNSEPGYGLLDARIGFGRADDRWAVTLWAKNLTNKLYRTSVIPFLGDEASLYGAPSTYGVRLSGKF, encoded by the coding sequence ATGCCGGCCGCGCGTCCCCTGCTGATCAACGCCAGCGAAGGACTGACCTTCAACTTCATCGCCGATGCCAGCCATGACGAGGGTGGTGGCCAGGCTCGCCATGCGGTCGACGATCCCACGCGCGTCGGGGTCGGCCCGATCACCACGGGTCAGATCTCCAAGGATCCACGCGTCACCGAGACCCCGTATCTGCAATATAATCGCCGCAATACCTACGGTTTCACCGGGCGGATGGACTATGATCTGGGTAGTGCCAAGCTGACCTATCTGGCCGCTGTGCGGATCGGCGATTCCGGCCAGCGTTTCAGTCAGGCAGGAGCCGGCGCGCCGCCGTCCTTCACCGATTCGGTGCTGACCCAATCGGAAAAATATACCGGCATCACTCAGGAAGTGCGCCTCGCTTCCGACAAGACCGGCCCGTTCAGCTGGCTGTTCGGCCTTTATTATCTGCGTGAGGACACCAAGCGCAGTTCGCAGAACACCGCACGCTCGGCCTTGCCCGGCGGCCCCGGCGGAACCCGCGACAGCCTCGATGGCGACAATGTCTTCGCGCAGGACGGCGTGACGTCCAATTATGCCGCGTTCGGCGAATTGGAATACGAAATCCTTTCCGGCCTGACACTCTCCGCCGGCGTGCGCTACACGATCGATCACAAGGATATGGACGCGGATGCGCGCATCCTGAGCCTCGGTCCGGTCGGCGACATCCTTTCGCCCGCGCCGCTCAAGACGCCGTATGACGTCCATGTCAAAAAGACCTGGCGCGAGACCACGCCGCGCTTTGCGCTGGAATGGAAGGCCACACCGTCGATCCTGCTTTATGCCTCGGCGGCAAAGGGTTTCAAGGGCGGCGGCTGGCAGGCAGCCACGCCCGACGCGGTCACCGCGTCGCGTCCATTCAATCCGGAAACCGCGTGGAACTATGAAATCGGCTTCAAGAGCGACCTGTTCGACCGCCGCGTGCGCCTGAACATCGCCGCGTTCCGACTCGATTTCAGCAATCTGCAGGTCGAACAGCTCGACGATGTCCTGCTCACCACCGTCGTGACCAACGCCGCAAGCGCCAAGATCCAGGGCATCGAAGGCGAATTGTCGGTTGCCATCACCGATGGTCTGTCGATTTCCGGCTCCGGGTCGTTGCTGGACGCCAAGTATAAGGACTATGTCGATCGCAACCGTAACCTCGACTATACCGGTAACAAGCTGGCGCGCACCGCGGACTATCAATATTCGGTTGCCGCCGATTACAAGCTGCCGGTCGGCGACACTTATGTGATCAAGGCGCATGCCGATTACACGTATCAGGACAAATTCTTCTACGGCCCGGAGAATCTCAATTCGGAACCAGGCTATGGCCTGCTCGATGCGCGAATCGGCTTCGGTCGGGCCGACGATCGCTGGGCGGTGACGCTTTGGGCCAAGAACCTCACCAACAAGCTGTATCGGACCAGCGTGATCCCGTTCCTCGGCGACGAAGCATCGCTCTACGGGGCCCCGAGCACCTATGGGGTCCGTCTCTCGGGCAAATTCTGA
- a CDS encoding TonB-dependent receptor plug domain-containing protein translates to MAMITCARVLRLALASASIAALGTTLPAFAQSTAGPTTPAAEPAAQSEGPQLEDIIVTARKREESLQNVPIAVTAFSGNALRDGQITDLSALAGRTPSFTFQAQGSLEQESFIRGVGTVRLTSASADPSIGLFVNEVYIGRRGSATPPIFDVERVEVLRGPQGTIFGKNVVGGAVSIITATPKFDYGGGGYVSVGSHGTIQSEANVTGALSDSTAARISFQQNRHDGFSRNIVNGQELDDTDGYAGRASPADQRQRRTDLQLHRRCQP, encoded by the coding sequence ATGGCCATGATCACCTGCGCGCGCGTACTGCGTTTGGCTTTGGCATCGGCGAGCATCGCCGCGCTCGGCACGACGCTTCCGGCATTCGCTCAATCGACCGCCGGGCCGACGACTCCGGCGGCCGAGCCCGCCGCGCAATCCGAAGGCCCGCAGCTCGAGGACATCATCGTCACTGCACGCAAACGCGAAGAAAGCCTGCAGAACGTGCCGATCGCGGTCACCGCGTTCAGTGGGAACGCGCTGCGCGATGGCCAGATCACCGATCTTTCCGCACTTGCCGGTCGCACCCCGAGCTTCACCTTTCAGGCGCAGGGTTCGCTTGAGCAGGAATCGTTCATTCGTGGCGTGGGTACCGTCCGACTGACCAGCGCCAGCGCCGATCCGTCGATCGGCCTGTTCGTCAACGAGGTCTATATCGGCCGCCGCGGCTCGGCGACGCCGCCGATCTTCGATGTCGAGCGCGTCGAGGTATTGCGCGGACCGCAGGGAACGATCTTCGGCAAGAATGTCGTCGGCGGCGCTGTGAGCATCATCACCGCCACGCCGAAATTCGATTACGGCGGCGGCGGCTACGTCTCGGTCGGCAGCCACGGCACGATCCAGTCCGAGGCGAATGTCACCGGCGCATTGTCGGATTCGACCGCGGCACGCATCTCGTTCCAGCAGAATCGGCATGACGGTTTCAGCCGCAACATCGTAAACGGGCAGGAACTCGACGATACCGACGGCTATGCCGGCCGCGCGTCCCCTGCTGATCAACGCCAGCGAAGGACTGACCTTCAACTTCATCGCCGATGCCAGCCATGA
- a CDS encoding nuclear transport factor 2 family protein, protein MTDTAIDTRNDTSGGSGSDARKIDIATRMIAAWKAMDWDAAAALFTEDGVLHSMMVDPIEGRDAIHKRISGLGELATEIILDVSNMGVINGILYMERVDRFVYNGNTGAVPVTGVFEFEGDLIKVWREYYDRGQLLREMGVAQDFDHETR, encoded by the coding sequence ATGACCGACACCGCGATCGACACCCGTAACGACACGTCCGGCGGTAGTGGGAGCGACGCCCGCAAGATCGACATTGCGACTCGGATGATCGCTGCATGGAAGGCGATGGACTGGGATGCCGCCGCCGCTTTGTTCACCGAAGACGGTGTGCTGCATTCGATGATGGTCGATCCGATCGAAGGTCGTGACGCGATCCACAAGCGCATTTCCGGCCTGGGCGAGCTGGCGACGGAGATCATTCTCGACGTCAGCAACATGGGGGTGATCAACGGCATCCTGTACATGGAGCGGGTCGATCGCTTCGTCTACAACGGCAATACGGGTGCGGTGCCGGTGACCGGCGTGTTCGAATTCGAGGGTGACCTGATCAAGGTGTGGCGCGAATATTATGATCGCGGGCAACTGCTGCGTGAAATGGGCGTCGCACAGGACTTCGATCACGAGACTCGCTGA
- a CDS encoding MFS transporter: protein MTGEADWPSPVRSWFAVTVLTLGYTVSFVDRTILSLLIDPIKADLGLSDTQIALLQGLAFGLFYTVMGMPLGWLVDRTSRRRVVAIGVTTWCLATAVCGLAGNFWHLFIARMGVGAGEASLSPAAISMIGDSFPPERRAFPISVYSMASSVGAGLALMVGGTVIQLISAQPRFALPLLGEVAPWQATFIIVGLAGLVVVVLLAFVTEPVRREALVREESGSGLIPHLNRHRGFHLRHLGGMALYCVLIYGVLSWMPAYFIRTFGWTPGQVGLRYGLVVTLFGGSGLAGAGWLASHLAIRGMRAASLKITGWSILIVTPLLVAACLAPDGWTALFILAPAMIAFTASGGLAVSALCEAAPGNLRGRTAALYYFVLGMVGLTVGPVSVALITEHVFGNPNALGPAIALTACVLGPIAGLLVLSAIKPFGRAVDALAKPAVTA from the coding sequence ATGACCGGCGAGGCGGATTGGCCGAGTCCCGTGCGAAGCTGGTTCGCGGTGACGGTCCTGACGCTCGGTTACACCGTATCGTTCGTGGACCGCACGATACTCAGTCTGCTGATCGATCCGATCAAGGCCGATCTCGGACTCAGCGATACGCAGATCGCGTTGTTGCAGGGCTTGGCGTTCGGCTTGTTCTATACCGTGATGGGCATGCCGCTAGGCTGGCTAGTCGATCGCACGTCGCGACGGCGGGTGGTGGCGATCGGTGTCACCACCTGGTGCCTGGCGACCGCGGTGTGCGGGCTGGCCGGGAATTTCTGGCATTTGTTCATTGCGCGGATGGGCGTGGGGGCAGGAGAAGCGAGCCTGTCCCCTGCCGCGATCTCGATGATCGGGGACAGTTTTCCGCCCGAACGGAGAGCGTTTCCGATCAGCGTCTATTCGATGGCCTCGTCGGTCGGCGCCGGCCTTGCGCTGATGGTCGGCGGGACGGTGATCCAGCTGATCTCCGCGCAGCCGCGTTTCGCGTTGCCGCTGCTGGGCGAGGTCGCGCCGTGGCAAGCGACGTTCATTATTGTCGGCCTTGCCGGCTTGGTCGTGGTGGTGCTGCTCGCGTTCGTCACCGAACCCGTACGCCGAGAAGCGCTGGTGCGAGAGGAGAGTGGCAGCGGGCTGATCCCGCACCTCAATCGTCATCGTGGGTTTCATCTTCGGCATCTCGGCGGCATGGCACTCTACTGCGTGCTGATTTACGGCGTTCTTTCCTGGATGCCGGCTTATTTCATCCGTACCTTCGGCTGGACGCCAGGGCAGGTCGGCCTGCGCTATGGTCTTGTCGTCACGTTGTTCGGCGGCTCCGGGCTGGCGGGCGCGGGGTGGCTTGCCTCGCATCTCGCGATTCGTGGCATGCGTGCGGCGAGCCTGAAGATCACTGGCTGGTCGATCCTGATCGTCACGCCGCTGTTGGTCGCTGCCTGCCTTGCCCCGGATGGCTGGACCGCGCTGTTCATCCTTGCGCCGGCAATGATCGCCTTCACCGCATCGGGTGGGTTGGCGGTATCGGCCTTGTGCGAGGCGGCTCCGGGCAATCTGCGTGGACGCACCGCAGCACTCTATTATTTCGTGCTCGGCATGGTTGGGCTGACGGTCGGTCCGGTCAGCGTTGCGCTGATCACCGAACATGTCTTCGGCAACCCCAATGCGCTCGGCCCGGCGATCGCGCTGACGGCGTGCGTGCTCGGGCCGATCGCGGGGCTGCTCGTTTTAAGCGCGATCAAGCCATTCGGGCGTGCGGTGGATGCGCTTGCCAAACCGGCAGTCACGGCATAA
- a CDS encoding acetyl-CoA acetyltransferase: MTYILGGWQSDFSDNWARRGIDMADAFSEAIEAGLDATKLDPKHVETGHVGNFVGELFAGQGLLGGFFGLVHPDFDGLPTSRHEAACASGSVAILAATAELEAGRYDLACVLGMEQMRNVSGKQAAANLGAAAWTGHEFGDAEFVWPRAFSDLTEEYDRRYGIDARHLRRIAEINFANGRRNPNAQSRGWAFTPESFTEDDDANPVVEGRMRKMDCGQVTDGASVIFLASPKRAADYAKQRNIPIESLPRITGWGHRSAPISYKRKVQASENQAYVFPQVKRAVDDARARAGIALDSVDAIELHDCFTTTEYMAIEHLGIAAPGEAWKAIEDGSIEAGGRIPVNPSGGLIGCGHPVGATGVRMALDAFKQVTGTAGDYQVDGAKTVQTLNIGGSTTTTVSLVVQAA, encoded by the coding sequence ATGACCTATATCCTCGGCGGCTGGCAGAGCGATTTCTCCGACAATTGGGCGCGGCGCGGCATAGACATGGCCGACGCGTTTTCCGAAGCGATCGAAGCCGGGCTGGATGCGACGAAGCTCGACCCGAAGCATGTCGAGACCGGCCATGTCGGCAATTTCGTTGGTGAGCTGTTCGCGGGACAGGGGCTGCTCGGCGGCTTTTTCGGGCTGGTCCATCCCGATTTCGACGGCTTGCCGACCTCACGCCATGAAGCGGCCTGCGCATCCGGATCGGTAGCGATCCTTGCCGCCACCGCCGAACTCGAGGCGGGGCGCTACGATCTCGCTTGCGTGCTTGGTATGGAGCAGATGCGCAATGTGTCCGGCAAGCAGGCGGCGGCCAATCTCGGCGCGGCGGCGTGGACCGGGCATGAGTTCGGCGATGCCGAGTTCGTTTGGCCGCGCGCCTTTTCTGACCTGACCGAAGAATATGATCGCCGTTACGGTATCGATGCGCGGCATCTGCGCCGGATCGCCGAGATCAATTTCGCCAACGGCAGGCGCAACCCTAACGCCCAGTCGCGCGGCTGGGCCTTCACGCCGGAAAGCTTCACCGAGGATGATGACGCAAACCCTGTCGTCGAGGGTCGCATGCGCAAAATGGACTGCGGTCAGGTGACAGACGGCGCCAGTGTCATCTTCCTTGCTTCGCCCAAACGCGCTGCGGACTATGCGAAGCAGCGGAATATTCCGATCGAGAGCCTGCCGCGCATCACTGGCTGGGGCCATCGCTCGGCGCCGATCTCGTACAAGCGCAAGGTGCAGGCGAGCGAGAACCAGGCCTATGTCTTCCCGCAAGTGAAGCGCGCGGTCGACGATGCGCGTGCCCGGGCCGGCATCGCGCTCGATTCGGTCGATGCAATCGAACTCCACGACTGCTTCACCACCACCGAATATATGGCGATCGAACATCTTGGTATCGCCGCGCCTGGAGAGGCGTGGAAAGCGATCGAGGATGGCAGCATCGAGGCCGGCGGGCGCATTCCGGTCAATCCGTCGGGTGGCCTGATCGGCTGCGGCCATCCCGTTGGCGCGACTGGCGTGCGCATGGCGTTGGATGCCTTCAAGCAAGTGACCGGCACCGCCGGCGACTATCAGGTGGACGGCGCGAAGACCGTCCAGACGCTCAATATCGGCGGTTCCACGACGACCACGGTCAGTCTCGTCGTGCAAGCCGCGTGA
- a CDS encoding nuclear transport factor 2 family protein: MIGGTALVVTFPAFAKERDMPDNIATLRKVISSWHEADVEGVLSCLHEDITWNNSGGLKPPIQGKDMMRKTLKAMKGRLKNNRWRLFDVAAVGDTVWMEGVDEFDTMDGTRIAIPYCGILDYEDGVIRHWREYFEGRLQEEQVAGKGVRDTVDAMLARPAV, from the coding sequence ATGATCGGGGGCACGGCGCTGGTCGTGACCTTCCCGGCATTCGCCAAGGAGAGAGACATGCCCGACAATATCGCCACGCTCCGCAAGGTCATCAGCAGCTGGCACGAGGCCGATGTCGAAGGCGTCCTGTCCTGCCTGCACGAGGATATCACCTGGAACAATTCCGGCGGCCTGAAGCCGCCGATCCAGGGCAAGGACATGATGCGCAAGACGCTGAAGGCGATGAAGGGCCGGTTGAAGAATAATCGCTGGCGCCTGTTCGACGTCGCGGCGGTCGGCGACACGGTGTGGATGGAGGGTGTCGACGAATTCGACACGATGGACGGCACCCGCATCGCCATCCCCTATTGCGGCATCCTGGACTATGAGGACGGCGTGATCCGACACTGGCGCGAATATTTCGAGGGTCGGCTGCAGGAAGAACAGGTCGCGGGCAAGGGCGTACGCGACACGGTTGATGCCATGCTCGCACGCCCGGCGGTGTGA